Proteins encoded in a region of the Halorussus sp. MSC15.2 genome:
- a CDS encoding PhzF family phenazine biosynthesis protein, which yields MDTLRALQVDAFTAEPFAGNAAGVVPNADGLDDAQMQAIANELAVSETAFFRESDEADRRVRYFTPTTEVDLCGHATIASHAHLLEDGVIDAGTHSLETNVGVLDIEVEEDGTVWMTQDRPEIREVDLDYERIADALGIDHAALEDVGADFPLAVASTGLPFLVVPVNFLEHVSAMDPDFGEVEAISEEVEATGIYAFSFDALEADSTLHGRMFAPAAGVPEDPVTGTASGATGAYLREVEAFDGEFPDEMVFEQGHFVDRPGHVRVRVAEQVRVGGRAATALDGELQVPDRDDGDDIIDATV from the coding sequence ATGGACACGCTACGCGCGCTGCAGGTGGACGCCTTCACCGCCGAACCGTTCGCCGGAAACGCGGCCGGAGTGGTGCCGAACGCCGACGGACTCGACGACGCCCAGATGCAGGCCATCGCCAACGAACTCGCCGTGAGCGAGACCGCCTTCTTCCGCGAGAGCGACGAGGCCGACCGCCGGGTCCGGTACTTCACGCCCACGACGGAGGTGGACCTCTGCGGACACGCCACCATCGCCTCCCACGCCCACCTGCTCGAAGACGGCGTCATCGACGCCGGAACCCACAGCCTCGAAACCAACGTCGGCGTTCTCGACATCGAAGTCGAGGAAGACGGGACCGTCTGGATGACCCAAGACCGCCCCGAAATCCGCGAGGTGGACCTCGACTACGAGCGAATCGCCGACGCGCTCGGTATCGACCACGCCGCGCTCGAAGACGTGGGCGCGGACTTCCCGCTGGCGGTCGCCTCGACGGGACTCCCCTTCCTCGTGGTGCCGGTGAACTTCCTCGAACACGTCTCGGCGATGGACCCCGACTTCGGCGAAGTCGAGGCCATCAGCGAGGAGGTCGAGGCGACCGGCATCTACGCGTTCTCCTTCGACGCGCTCGAAGCGGATTCGACGCTCCACGGCCGGATGTTCGCGCCCGCCGCCGGAGTGCCGGAGGACCCCGTGACAGGCACCGCGAGCGGCGCCACCGGGGCCTACCTGCGCGAGGTCGAGGCGTTCGACGGCGAGTTCCCCGACGAGATGGTCTTCGAGCAGGGTCACTTCGTGGACCGGCCGGGTCACGTTCGCGTGCGCGTGGCCGAACAGGTCCGCGTCGGCGGGCGGGCGGCCACCGCGCTCGACGGCGAGTTGCAGGTTCCGGACCGCGACGACGGCGACGACATCATCGACGCGACGGTGTAG
- a CDS encoding cobalamin-binding protein yields the protein MVAQTERVVSLAPSATEILQALDATDRLVGVTHHCDADAPAVGGWLNPDYETVADRDPDLVLTADDLQADVAADLRERGHEVFHAAPATLDEVVESFADLGAAVGLADEGAALARRARSRLDRVRRLTPDDDRPVVYCEEWSDPPMAAGNWVPDAVETAGGRYPFVDAGERSREVSATEVETARPEHVVLHVCGHGECADPEAVRQRDWTLPAIERGNVAVVDDSLLNQPSPKLVEGIETLAALLHPDALDS from the coding sequence ATGGTAGCTCAGACGGAGCGAGTCGTCTCGCTGGCCCCGAGCGCGACCGAAATCCTGCAGGCACTCGACGCGACCGACCGTCTCGTCGGCGTAACTCATCACTGCGACGCCGACGCTCCCGCGGTCGGCGGATGGCTCAACCCGGACTACGAGACCGTCGCCGACCGCGACCCGGACCTCGTTCTGACCGCCGACGACTTGCAGGCCGACGTCGCGGCCGACCTCCGGGAGCGCGGCCACGAGGTGTTCCACGCCGCGCCCGCCACGCTCGACGAGGTGGTCGAGTCGTTCGCCGACCTCGGGGCGGCGGTCGGACTCGCCGACGAAGGGGCGGCGCTCGCTCGGCGCGCTCGGAGTCGCCTCGACCGCGTCCGTCGTCTCACGCCCGACGACGACCGCCCCGTGGTCTACTGCGAGGAGTGGTCGGACCCGCCGATGGCCGCGGGCAACTGGGTGCCCGACGCGGTCGAGACCGCCGGCGGCCGGTACCCCTTCGTGGACGCGGGCGAGCGCTCGCGGGAGGTGTCGGCCACGGAGGTCGAAACCGCTCGACCGGAACACGTCGTCCTCCACGTCTGCGGGCACGGCGAGTGCGCCGACCCGGAGGCGGTTCGCCAGCGCGACTGGACGCTCCCGGCCATCGAACGCGGGAACGTCGCCGTCGTGGACGACTCGCTGTTGAACCAGCCGAGTCCGAAACTCGTGGAGGGCATCGAGACGCTCGCGGCCCTGCTCCACCCCGACGCGCTCGACTCGTGA
- the yjjX gene encoding inosine/xanthosine triphosphatase, translating to MRVGVGSTNPVKRGATESALTEFPGTVVESVAVESNVSEQPVGERETVEGAENRARNVLAAGDYDLGVGLEGGVAEVEGADGLFLIMWAAATDGERVGRGAGPRLRLPESIAGRVRDGEELGPVMDDVLDMENVAEKEGAAGALTGHVIDRESALRQAVAGALGPFVTDLYE from the coding sequence ATGCGAGTCGGCGTCGGAAGCACTAATCCGGTGAAGCGTGGCGCGACCGAATCCGCCCTAACGGAGTTCCCCGGCACGGTGGTCGAATCGGTCGCTGTCGAGTCGAACGTGAGCGAGCAACCCGTCGGCGAGCGCGAGACCGTCGAGGGCGCGGAGAACCGCGCTCGGAACGTTCTCGCGGCGGGCGACTACGACCTCGGCGTCGGACTGGAGGGCGGCGTCGCCGAAGTCGAGGGCGCGGACGGTCTCTTCCTGATAATGTGGGCGGCAGCCACCGACGGGGAGCGCGTCGGCCGCGGCGCGGGACCGCGCCTCCGCCTGCCCGAGTCCATCGCCGGAAGAGTCCGGGACGGCGAGGAGTTAGGTCCCGTGATGGACGACGTGCTGGACATGGAGAACGTCGCCGAGAAGGAGGGCGCGGCGGGCGCGCTGACCGGCCACGTCATCGACCGCGAGAGCGCGCTCCGGCAGGCGGTCGCTGGCGCGCTGGGTCCGTTCGTGACGGACCTGTACGAGTGA
- a CDS encoding NAD(P)-dependent oxidoreductase codes for MDTVAVTGGNGELGSAVLSELAERGYHTVNLSRGERRESVADEYRRTDLLDPGEVYGSLASAAPDAVAHFGTIPRPDETPGHVTFRSNAQTPYHVLDAAEALDVETVVLASSLSAMGASFEDEVDVRFLPVDETHPLTPSNPYGLGKQVAEAVADGFGRRERAPTTVASLRFPLVTGEAELRTVFAEADRSPEAVRDAGFFEKARKTLFAYLHVDDAVALATRALEADFAGHEVFFGAARDTTVAAPSSELAGHYDAEIRESFEGYESLIDTGKADEWLGWSADRSWRDL; via the coding sequence ATGGACACCGTCGCAGTCACCGGCGGGAACGGCGAGTTAGGTTCGGCCGTGCTCTCGGAACTCGCCGAGCGCGGATACCACACGGTGAATCTGAGTCGGGGCGAGCGCCGAGAGTCGGTCGCCGACGAGTACCGCCGGACCGACCTCCTCGACCCCGGCGAGGTGTACGGGTCGCTGGCCAGCGCCGCCCCCGACGCCGTCGCTCACTTCGGAACGATTCCGCGACCCGACGAGACCCCCGGTCACGTCACCTTCCGGAGCAACGCCCAGACGCCCTATCACGTGCTGGACGCCGCCGAAGCGCTCGACGTCGAGACGGTGGTACTCGCGTCTAGCCTCTCGGCGATGGGCGCTAGCTTCGAGGACGAAGTGGACGTGCGCTTCCTCCCGGTTGACGAGACCCACCCGCTGACGCCGTCGAACCCGTACGGTCTCGGCAAGCAGGTCGCCGAAGCGGTCGCCGACGGGTTCGGGCGACGCGAGCGAGCACCGACCACCGTCGCGTCGCTCCGGTTTCCGCTCGTGACCGGCGAGGCGGAACTCCGGACCGTCTTCGCCGAGGCCGACCGCTCGCCGGAGGCGGTTCGAGACGCCGGGTTCTTCGAGAAGGCGCGCAAGACCCTGTTCGCGTACCTCCACGTAGACGACGCGGTGGCCCTCGCAACTCGGGCGCTAGAAGCAGACTTCGCGGGCCACGAGGTGTTCTTCGGGGCCGCCCGCGACACGACCGTGGCCGCGCCGAGTTCCGAGTTAGCGGGCCACTACGACGCAGAGATTCGGGAGTCGTTCGAGGGGTACGAGAGCCTCATCGACACGGGGAAGGCCGATGAGTGGTTGGGCTGGTCGGCCGACCGGTCGTGGCGAGACCTGTGA
- a CDS encoding MarR family transcriptional regulator, which produces MVERSEVDENKRATLRRFAVLGAATPLATFGGDDETGGESEARDAIAGYVATTPGAHFSKIRDDLKLGTGEAQHHLRQLLESKVVESRRDGDYRRFYPAEQFASFEQVALGYLRRDTPRGMLIELLRDPDATGSDLAEALDVSRPTVSKYAADLEEAGLLDREDGYAVRNPETVITLLVRYADSFGENAATFAAQADGFISFDP; this is translated from the coding sequence ATGGTTGAGCGCTCCGAAGTGGATGAAAATAAGCGGGCGACCCTTCGCCGGTTCGCGGTCCTCGGGGCCGCGACGCCGCTGGCCACGTTCGGCGGCGACGACGAGACCGGCGGCGAGAGCGAGGCCCGCGACGCCATCGCGGGCTACGTCGCCACCACGCCGGGCGCGCACTTCTCGAAGATTCGTGACGACCTCAAACTGGGGACCGGTGAAGCCCAGCACCACCTCCGACAGTTACTCGAATCGAAGGTGGTCGAGAGTCGCCGCGACGGTGACTACCGGCGGTTCTACCCGGCCGAGCAGTTCGCCTCGTTCGAGCAAGTCGCGTTGGGCTATCTCCGCAGGGACACGCCCCGCGGGATGCTCATCGAGTTGCTGCGCGACCCTGACGCGACGGGAAGCGACCTCGCGGAGGCGTTGGACGTGTCGAGACCGACCGTGAGCAAGTACGCCGCCGACCTCGAAGAAGCGGGCCTGCTGGACCGCGAGGACGGCTACGCGGTTCGCAACCCCGAGACGGTCATCACTCTGCTCGTCAGGTACGCCGACTCGTTCGGCGAGAACGCCGCGACGTTCGCCGCACAGGCCGACGGCTTCATCTCGTTCGACCCGTGA
- a CDS encoding site-specific DNA-methyltransferase yields the protein METEHRIHVGDAREMAALGDDAVELVVTSPPYPMIEMWDGLFAELDPDVEDLLAAGDGEAAFEAMHAALDPVWDELARVLVDGGVAAINVGDATRSGGDGFQLYPNHAELITRFRDRGFDLLPDVLWRKPANGLTKFMGSGMVPPNAYATLEHEYVLLFRNGDSRSFEAGADRRYEAAYFWEERNDWFSDLWTDVQGEGQRLDHDDLRARSAAFPFEVPYRLVNMYSVYGDTVLDPFWGTGTTTLAAMVAGRNSAGYELSREFREVFDDRLADVERFADEKNRERLDAHREFATGQDLAYDAENYDFGVKTKQERQLQLYTVEGYERDGDRYVVSHEAFEG from the coding sequence ATGGAGACCGAACACCGGATTCACGTCGGCGACGCCCGCGAGATGGCCGCGCTCGGTGACGACGCCGTCGAACTCGTCGTGACTTCGCCGCCGTACCCCATGATAGAGATGTGGGACGGCCTGTTCGCCGAACTGGACCCGGATGTCGAAGACCTGCTCGCCGCGGGCGACGGCGAGGCCGCCTTCGAGGCGATGCACGCCGCACTCGACCCCGTGTGGGACGAACTTGCCCGAGTCCTCGTGGACGGCGGCGTCGCCGCGATAAACGTCGGCGACGCGACCCGGAGCGGGGGCGACGGCTTCCAACTCTACCCGAACCACGCGGAACTCATCACTCGGTTCCGGGACCGGGGGTTCGACCTCCTACCGGACGTCCTCTGGCGCAAACCGGCCAACGGTCTCACCAAGTTCATGGGGTCGGGGATGGTGCCCCCGAACGCCTACGCCACCCTCGAACACGAGTACGTCCTGCTGTTCCGAAACGGCGACTCCCGGTCGTTCGAGGCGGGGGCGGACCGTCGGTACGAGGCGGCGTACTTCTGGGAGGAGCGCAACGACTGGTTCTCGGACCTCTGGACCGACGTGCAGGGCGAGGGCCAGCGACTCGACCACGACGACCTCCGGGCGCGCTCGGCCGCGTTCCCCTTCGAGGTCCCCTACCGTCTCGTGAACATGTACTCGGTGTACGGCGACACCGTGCTGGACCCCTTCTGGGGAACCGGCACGACGACGCTGGCCGCGATGGTCGCGGGCCGCAACTCGGCGGGGTACGAACTCAGTCGGGAGTTCCGCGAGGTGTTCGACGACCGCCTCGCGGACGTCGAGCGGTTCGCCGACGAGAAGAATCGCGAGCGACTCGACGCCCACCGGGAGTTCGCGACGGGCCAGGACCTCGCGTACGACGCCGAGAACTACGACTTCGGCGTCAAGACCAAACAGGAGCGCCAGTTGCAGTTGTACACGGTCGAGGGCTACGAGCGCGACGGCGACCGCTACGTGGTCTCTCACGAAGCGTTCGAGGGGTAA
- a CDS encoding zinc ribbon domain-containing protein produces the protein MTRTKSEKRPWLGALLSFLLPGLGHVYLKEWLRSAMWFAFMVSAVLLFIPLPDAATTGATSIGAAFDAAMKATQDLPLEALLPMWVVRTFSAVDAYWLALQTGSDEEPGEQCPSCGKPVDEDLDFCQWCTTPLPERDGPNGPTENNAVSR, from the coding sequence GTGACCCGTACGAAATCCGAAAAGCGTCCGTGGTTGGGCGCGCTGCTGTCGTTCCTCCTCCCCGGACTCGGCCACGTCTACCTCAAGGAGTGGCTCCGTTCGGCCATGTGGTTCGCCTTCATGGTCAGCGCGGTGCTGCTGTTCATTCCGCTCCCCGACGCCGCGACCACCGGCGCGACCAGCATCGGGGCGGCGTTCGACGCGGCGATGAAAGCGACTCAGGACCTCCCGCTGGAGGCCCTACTTCCGATGTGGGTCGTGCGAACGTTCAGCGCCGTCGACGCGTACTGGCTGGCGCTCCAGACCGGGTCCGACGAGGAACCGGGCGAGCAGTGCCCGTCCTGCGGTAAACCCGTGGACGAGGACCTCGACTTCTGTCAGTGGTGCACGACGCCGCTCCCCGAGCGCGACGGTCCGAACGGTCCGACGGAGAACAACGCGGTCTCTCGCTGA
- a CDS encoding 3-dehydroquinate synthase II — translation MTRSVWLKADDEVGDWDDRRKRITAGLEAGVDWVLVDAADVERVRELGDVNVAAFADGDATVIDEAETRADPDVFVVGKDGEGDGTVDLPSDFSGSADLSTLRRDDDRTEGAYVRILSEEYEAFAEAAAGEADYTIVVGEDWTIIPLENLIARIGEETDLVAGVTSAEEAKTAFETLEIGSDAVLLDSGDPDEIRRTVEVRDEAERETLDLDWAEVTAVERTGSADRVCVDTGSLMEHDEGMLVGSMSRGLFFVHAETAESPYVASRPFRVNAGAVHAYVRTPDGGTKYLAELKSGDDVQIVDTEGHTREATVGRVKIEKRPMFRVVAEFEDGDRVETLLQNAETIKVATRDGRTAVTDLEVGDELRVYREGGARHFGETVEESIIEQ, via the coding sequence ATGACACGCTCCGTCTGGCTCAAGGCCGACGACGAGGTCGGCGACTGGGACGACCGCCGGAAGCGAATCACGGCGGGACTCGAAGCAGGCGTCGATTGGGTACTGGTAGACGCCGCCGACGTGGAACGCGTTCGGGAACTCGGCGACGTGAACGTCGCGGCGTTCGCCGACGGCGACGCGACGGTGATAGACGAGGCCGAAACGCGGGCCGACCCCGACGTCTTCGTCGTCGGCAAGGACGGCGAGGGCGACGGCACGGTGGACCTCCCGTCTGACTTCTCGGGGTCCGCGGACCTCTCGACGCTCCGACGCGACGACGACCGGACCGAGGGCGCGTACGTCCGCATCCTGAGCGAGGAGTACGAGGCGTTCGCCGAAGCGGCCGCCGGGGAGGCCGACTACACCATCGTCGTCGGCGAGGACTGGACCATCATCCCGCTCGAAAACCTCATCGCGCGCATCGGCGAGGAGACCGACCTCGTCGCCGGCGTCACGAGCGCCGAGGAGGCCAAGACCGCGTTCGAGACGCTCGAAATCGGGAGCGACGCGGTCCTGCTCGACAGCGGCGACCCCGACGAGATTCGCAGGACCGTCGAGGTGCGCGACGAGGCCGAACGCGAGACGCTGGACTTGGACTGGGCCGAGGTCACGGCGGTCGAACGAACCGGGAGCGCCGACCGGGTGTGCGTCGATACGGGCAGTCTGATGGAACACGACGAAGGGATGCTCGTGGGGTCGATGTCGCGGGGCCTGTTCTTCGTCCACGCCGAGACCGCCGAGTCGCCCTACGTGGCTTCTCGACCGTTCCGCGTGAACGCCGGGGCGGTCCACGCCTACGTCCGGACGCCCGACGGGGGGACCAAGTACCTCGCCGAACTCAAATCGGGCGACGACGTGCAAATCGTGGACACCGAGGGTCACACCCGTGAGGCGACGGTCGGTCGGGTCAAAATCGAGAAGCGGCCGATGTTTCGGGTCGTCGCCGAGTTCGAGGACGGAGACAGAGTCGAGACCCTGCTCCAGAACGCCGAGACCATCAAGGTCGCCACCCGCGACGGTCGCACCGCCGTCACCGACCTCGAAGTCGGCGACGAACTCCGGGTCTACCGCGAGGGCGGCGCTCGTCACTTCGGCGAGACGGTCGAGGAGAGTATCATCGAACAGTAA
- a CDS encoding SPFH domain-containing protein — translation MFVPLQAAAVGGFTIVALLVLALAVITIWQSVEIVDATEKRALTVFGEYRKLLEPGINFVPPFVSATHRFDMRTQTLDVPRQEAITRDNSPVTADAVVYIKVMDAKKAFLEVEDYKRAVSNLAQTTLRAVLGDMELDDTLNKRQEINAKIRRELDEPTDEWGIRVESVEVREVNPSKDVQQAMEQQTSAERKRRAMILEAQGERRSAIETAEGDKQSNIIRAQGEKQSQILEAQGDAVSTVLRAKSAESMGERAVIDKGMETLESIGQGESTTFVLPQELSSLVGRYGKHLTGSDVETDGEKLDSLDFDAETRELIGLDNIEEILGQIDEEAEMDVEAMEKEAQAIKEGEDPANIKSADEVIEEMDEEDPDLEDVQAEMDAELEK, via the coding sequence ATGTTCGTTCCACTACAGGCCGCCGCGGTCGGTGGCTTCACGATAGTCGCCCTGCTGGTACTCGCACTGGCAGTAATTACCATCTGGCAGTCGGTCGAAATCGTCGATGCCACCGAGAAGCGCGCGCTGACGGTGTTCGGCGAGTACCGGAAACTCCTCGAACCCGGTATCAACTTCGTGCCGCCGTTCGTGAGCGCGACCCACCGCTTCGACATGCGAACCCAGACCCTCGACGTGCCCCGACAGGAGGCCATCACCCGCGACAACTCGCCGGTGACCGCCGACGCCGTGGTCTACATCAAGGTCATGGACGCCAAGAAGGCGTTCCTCGAAGTCGAGGACTACAAGCGCGCCGTCTCGAACCTCGCCCAGACCACCCTGCGGGCCGTGCTGGGCGACATGGAACTCGACGACACGCTCAACAAGCGACAGGAGATTAACGCCAAAATCCGCCGCGAACTCGACGAACCCACCGACGAGTGGGGTATCCGCGTCGAGAGCGTCGAAGTTCGGGAAGTCAACCCGAGCAAGGACGTTCAGCAGGCGATGGAGCAACAGACCTCCGCCGAACGGAAGCGCCGCGCCATGATTCTGGAGGCGCAGGGTGAGCGACGGAGCGCCATCGAGACCGCCGAAGGTGACAAGCAGTCGAACATCATCCGTGCGCAGGGTGAGAAGCAGAGCCAGATTCTGGAAGCGCAGGGTGACGCGGTTTCGACGGTCCTCCGCGCGAAGTCCGCCGAGTCGATGGGCGAGCGCGCGGTCATCGACAAGGGAATGGAGACGCTCGAATCCATCGGTCAGGGCGAGTCCACCACCTTCGTGCTCCCGCAGGAACTCTCGTCGCTGGTCGGTCGCTACGGCAAGCACCTGACCGGGAGCGACGTGGAGACCGACGGCGAGAAACTCGATAGCCTCGACTTCGACGCCGAGACCCGCGAACTCATCGGTCTCGACAACATCGAGGAGATTCTGGGTCAGATAGACGAGGAGGCCGAGATGGACGTCGAAGCGATGGAGAAGGAGGCCCAAGCCATCAAGGAGGGCGAGGACCCCGCCAACATCAAGAGCGCCGACGAGGTCATCGAAGAGATGGACGAGGAGGACCCCGACCTCGAAGACGTGCAGGCCGAGATGGACGCGGAGTTAGAGAAGTAG
- the ppsA gene encoding phosphoenolpyruvate synthase — translation MAVLWLDEITADDLELVGGKGASLGELTGAGLPVPSGFVVSAGTYRSFIEDTGIAEELFEAVDVDAEDSAALAEAQSRAKELVLETEMPEDIRQEILDSYDDLGGVSESNDSEARGTGSRAGENFVAVRSSATAEDLPDASFAGQQETFLNVTREDLVDRVKRCWASLFTQRAIYYRQEKGFDHSVVDIAVVVQRMVDAEKSGVMFTSHPSTGDPRIIIEAAWGLGEAVVSGSVSPDNYVVNRETGAVEELTIADKKTMMEKDEATGETVEREVAEDKREAQVLDEADIARLVELGERVEDHYGTPQDVEWAIVDGEVLMLQSRPITTIDDGETEIQTDATEASASESEGITDGSGAVETAGAESDAGTGAGEGDVLVSGLGASPGIASGAVRIVTQLDQLDKVSEGDIIVTEMTTPDMVPAMKRAAGIATDEGGMTSHAAIVSRELGVPAVVGCTDATTTLTDDQRITIDGDKGTITEGRKETTEEREPIEEARPKTPVKPMTATEVKVNVSIPEAAERAAATGADGVGLLRMEHMILSTNKTPARYIDDHGVDAYVNEIVEGVRGVADEFYPRPVRVRTLDAPTDEFRQLQGGEDEPDEHNPMLGYRGIRRSLDRPDVFAHELEAFARLYEMGYDNVEIMLPLVNDAEDVIQARNLMEESGIDPEKRTWGVMIETPASALGVEKMAEQGIDFASFGTNDLTQYTLAVDRNNEKVADRFDELHPSVLQLISQTIETCREHDVDTSICGQAGSKPKMVQHLVDEGVSSISANIDAVRDVQHEVKRVEQKLLLDSVR, via the coding sequence ATGGCTGTACTCTGGCTGGACGAAATCACCGCGGACGACCTCGAACTGGTCGGCGGGAAGGGCGCGTCGCTCGGGGAACTCACGGGCGCGGGTCTCCCAGTTCCTTCGGGGTTCGTGGTTTCGGCTGGCACCTACCGCTCGTTTATCGAGGACACCGGCATCGCGGAGGAACTGTTCGAGGCCGTGGACGTGGACGCCGAGGACTCCGCGGCGCTCGCCGAGGCCCAGTCGCGGGCCAAGGAACTCGTACTGGAGACCGAGATGCCCGAGGACATTCGACAGGAGATTCTCGACTCGTACGACGACCTCGGGGGCGTCTCCGAGTCCAACGACTCGGAGGCACGCGGGACAGGGTCCCGCGCTGGCGAGAACTTCGTCGCCGTCCGGTCGTCCGCGACCGCCGAGGACCTCCCCGACGCGAGTTTCGCGGGCCAGCAGGAGACGTTCCTCAACGTCACCCGCGAGGACCTCGTGGACCGCGTCAAGCGCTGCTGGGCGTCGCTGTTCACTCAGCGCGCCATCTACTACCGACAGGAGAAGGGGTTCGACCACTCAGTCGTGGACATCGCGGTCGTCGTCCAGCGCATGGTCGACGCCGAGAAGTCCGGCGTGATGTTCACCAGTCACCCCTCGACCGGCGACCCCCGAATCATCATCGAGGCCGCGTGGGGACTCGGCGAGGCGGTCGTCTCGGGGTCTGTCTCGCCCGACAACTACGTCGTGAACCGCGAGACCGGCGCGGTGGAGGAACTCACCATCGCCGACAAGAAGACGATGATGGAGAAAGACGAGGCGACCGGCGAGACCGTCGAACGCGAGGTCGCCGAGGACAAACGTGAGGCGCAGGTCCTCGACGAGGCCGACATCGCGCGACTCGTGGAACTCGGCGAACGCGTCGAGGACCACTACGGGACGCCACAGGACGTGGAGTGGGCCATCGTGGACGGCGAGGTCCTGATGCTCCAGTCGAGACCCATCACGACCATCGACGACGGCGAGACCGAAATTCAGACCGACGCGACCGAGGCCAGCGCGTCGGAGTCCGAGGGTATCACCGACGGAAGCGGTGCGGTCGAGACCGCGGGCGCGGAGAGCGACGCCGGAACCGGTGCGGGCGAGGGCGACGTTCTCGTCTCGGGTCTGGGCGCGAGTCCCGGCATCGCCTCGGGCGCGGTCCGCATCGTCACTCAACTCGACCAACTCGACAAGGTGAGCGAGGGCGACATCATCGTCACCGAGATGACCACGCCCGACATGGTGCCCGCGATGAAGCGCGCGGCGGGCATCGCCACCGACGAGGGCGGTATGACCAGCCACGCCGCCATCGTCTCCCGCGAACTGGGCGTCCCCGCGGTCGTCGGGTGTACCGACGCCACCACGACGCTGACCGACGACCAGCGCATCACCATCGACGGCGACAAGGGGACCATCACGGAGGGCCGCAAGGAGACCACCGAGGAGCGCGAACCCATCGAGGAGGCCCGCCCGAAGACGCCGGTCAAGCCGATGACCGCGACCGAGGTGAAGGTCAACGTCTCCATCCCGGAGGCCGCCGAGCGCGCCGCCGCGACGGGTGCGGACGGCGTGGGTCTGCTTCGGATGGAACACATGATTCTCTCGACGAACAAGACGCCCGCCCGGTACATCGACGACCACGGCGTGGACGCGTACGTCAACGAAATCGTGGAGGGCGTCCGAGGCGTGGCCGACGAGTTCTACCCCCGTCCCGTGCGGGTCCGGACGCTCGACGCCCCGACCGACGAGTTCCGCCAGTTGCAGGGCGGCGAGGACGAACCCGACGAGCACAACCCGATGCTGGGCTACCGGGGTATCCGCCGGAGTCTCGACCGCCCCGACGTGTTCGCCCACGAACTCGAGGCGTTCGCCCGCCTCTACGAGATGGGCTACGACAACGTCGAAATCATGCTCCCGCTGGTCAACGACGCCGAGGACGTGATTCAGGCCCGCAACCTCATGGAGGAGTCGGGCATCGACCCCGAGAAGCGGACGTGGGGCGTGATGATAGAGACGCCCGCCTCTGCGCTGGGCGTCGAGAAGATGGCCGAACAGGGCATCGACTTCGCCTCGTTCGGGACGAACGACCTCACCCAGTACACGCTGGCGGTGGACCGCAACAACGAGAAGGTGGCCGACCGGTTCGACGAACTCCACCCCTCGGTCCTGCAACTCATCAGCCAGACCATCGAGACCTGCCGCGAACACGACGTGGACACGTCCATCTGCGGACAGGCGGGGTCGAAGCCCAAGATGGTCCAGCACCTCGTGGACGAGGGCGTCTCGTCTATCTCGGCCAACATCGACGCGGTCCGGGATGTGCAACACGAGGTCAAGCGCGTCGAGCAGAAACTCCTGCTCGACTCGGTGCGGTAA
- a CDS encoding type I 3-dehydroquinate dehydratase, protein MDFEEFVLTASLTDLDAEPRARDHADAVEFRMDLADDPLAALESYDGELPVLATNRAAWEGGEAEDDEVRLAELAEAAELACVGAVDVELKSLTAGEGERVAERARRTASAVVASVHDFERTPPKADLRGHLDAATERADVGKLAVTAESRGDVLDLLAVTHEYAAAGERVATMAMGAPGRHSRAVAPLYGSKIGYAPVDPEDATAPGQYDLETLSRLVGELK, encoded by the coding sequence ATGGACTTCGAGGAGTTCGTCCTCACCGCCAGCCTCACGGACCTCGACGCCGAACCCCGCGCCCGCGACCACGCCGACGCCGTGGAGTTTCGGATGGACCTCGCCGACGACCCGCTCGCCGCGTTAGAATCGTACGACGGCGAGCTTCCGGTCCTCGCCACCAACCGCGCGGCGTGGGAGGGCGGCGAGGCCGAGGACGACGAGGTGCGACTCGCCGAACTCGCCGAGGCCGCGGAACTCGCCTGCGTCGGCGCGGTGGACGTCGAACTGAAGAGTCTCACCGCGGGCGAGGGAGAGCGAGTCGCCGAGCGCGCGCGCCGGACCGCCTCGGCGGTGGTCGCGTCGGTTCACGACTTCGAGCGCACGCCGCCGAAAGCGGACCTGCGCGGCCACCTCGACGCCGCGACCGAACGCGCCGACGTCGGCAAACTCGCGGTCACGGCCGAGAGTCGCGGCGACGTACTGGACCTCTTGGCTGTCACGCACGAGTACGCCGCCGCGGGCGAGCGCGTGGCGACGATGGCGATGGGCGCGCCGGGTCGCCACTCGCGGGCGGTAGCACCGCTCTACGGGTCGAAAATAGGCTACGCTCCGGTGGACCCCGAGGACGCGACCGCGCCCGGCCAGTACGACCTCGAAACGCTGTCTCGTCTGGTGGGTGAGTTAAAATAG